CAGATCCAGGAGAGCCTCCAGTATGGGTCAGACTGGGTGTGCCCGGCCTGGGCTGCCTTTGAACCCCCTGGTTTGCACCATCTGGGCAGACCAACACAAGCCTgaccctgcccagcccagcggGGTTGTTGTGCCCGTGTTTGTGCCAGGGGCACCACGCACATGTCCGTCCATGAGCTCACAATCAACCAGACCTGAGAGGCCaacagagacacagaaaagaTTTACAGGATGCCACAGAaggtttggaagggacattaaataTCATCTATGTGTGTCTGTATATAGCAGAGGCAATTGTCTTTTGTGTCTGTCTTGAATCTTTGAGCTCAGACTGCGATGCCGGTTGGCTTTACCACTGCGTGAGGTTCCACATGTGCCTGTCAGACCACATAACCCCAAAATAGGCATTTCTCTAGTGACATTTAGCCTTAGTGTTCCAAATGAAGACACTGACTTGCAGCAAGGCAGTCTTTTGCAGGATGGAACTGTAAGTATTTATTTACCCAGGGCGTAACTTTTATCATTCATCAGAATGCAGGTATGAGCTGCTTAATGACAGGATTATGTATGTAAACTTGCACTTTATAAAAGTTTGGAAATAGACCTTTGCCTAACAACAGTCATGTTCTTGGAAATCAAGTTCCATCTACAGAAGCCTTTCATGTTATAAACATATCCCGCATGTGAGTCATCGTTACAATTCAATAAATACTTTACAAAAATAATgctagctttttaaaaaaaattaagacattttAAGTCACCAATAATTCCTCCCAGAGAGCTTCCCTTAAAGAACAGCTACTTCTGTAGGACACTGCACTCAGCATGAGAAAACTGGGGGAAAAGGGCTGCTTGTATCTTTTATCCCAGGGAACTTGTGGATTCCACTTTTACTGTtctctaaaaaaataaacttctttcttttcttaaaagaaagaaacaagcagaTCCAAACATTCTTCATATTAAAAACTGGGAAGGAACTGTGatcttttttttgtcctttgacATGGATTCCTCCTCTGCCCTCACTCCTCCAAAGAGTTACAGCATTCTCGGTTCACAGGTAGCTGCTCTAGAGATGTAAGCCccaacagctgcagctccataTCCGAGATGTCTCCAGGAGTGGGCTGTTTGTAACTCTTGCAGAACCACTGCATCAGGACATTTTCTGGCCTGTGTGAAAATTACAGCTACAACTTCCTGCAAGCCTACCCCAGGTGGACAGCAAAGACCTGAGATAGAAGGTAACAGGAAGAATTCCAAGAGAAAAATTGCTAGGGATTTTCTATATTCACTTCTGACTATTACCCTTCCAAAAAAAGTTCTTCCCTTCTTAGATAAGACTAGTCATTAAACCAATTACAGGGAAAACTGATGCAGTAGGTGCATTAATCTTGTAAACCGTTCCCATATGGAAGAGTACATTCTTCAATCCCACTGTTTATAACAACTTTTAAATATGTGCCTCCTCTGCTGGGGCCTTGGGGCCTGATGGTGATGGCAGCtaccccccagcccctccactATGTTACAGatgggaaataaaatgaaatgcacaTTATTACATGAACATTATTGCAGTATAAAATCCTATCAGGACAAGATTTATGTATGTCTGTATGCAAAAATAGGTGTGTGTGAGACAGAGAGATACGTGTTTATAAATTACACACACTATGAAAAATAgttatatattatattacaACTATATACATTCATTGGAAAGGAACTGATCAACCCCTGTGGAGGAGCCAATGCAGCAGCCATCATCAGTTCTTTGGCATCCAGGAAACGAATGCTATTTTGTatctgaagaagaggaaaatcttCTCAGTATTCCCTTGCTTCTTGAAACTGCTTGTAGTAGTCTTCGTCTGATGGGTTTTCTGTACACTTCTGTCCATTGTTGGGAGGCCGGGCTTCATTGTAGCGGCTCCAGTCACCTTTGCATATGATCCAAGGCAGAATGTCCACTTTGTAGTGGAGTTCTGCTGAGAATTCGATGCTGATCAGGTTCGGCGTCCCTGCCCCTTTGCCCCTGGTGATCAGCTGCATGTTATCATCGTAGCAGCAGTGCTGCGCTGCAAGCGTTGTGCTTTCCAAAGACAGCATGGAGCGGATGCAGTATCGTGCCGTGGGCTTGTAGATCTCCAGTTTTTCCTTGGGACCACTCGCATCTTTCCAGCGGAAGTTCTTCCTCTTAAGTCGATCGTAGATCTCAGCGGTGCTGTACGCAACTTCTCTGGGGTAGGAGCACGGGCAGCTGGGAAGATCGTTGACCACTTTGTGCATGTATTTCTTCAGGAACTCGCTCTTGCAGCTCATCCATCTCTCACAGCTATCAGTATCTGTTTCAGGGCAGGAAATGGAAACTTAAGATACATTAAGCAGCATCCCAGTTCATGTGATCAGTGATAATAAATGAGTCAAGTGTAGCTGTTCAGCACCAGTGCTCTGCTTTAGAAAGAAAGGGCAACCACAGCTTGCTGCCCTGCCCACAGTATATCACTGTGCTCTCTTGTCAGGTAAAGAAATCATGTGTGACTGACTTCAGTGCCTCAGGCAGTGCTAGTCTGAGTTACAGTGCAGAACCAGGCCAGTAGGAATCTGTGACACTTCTACCTGGCAAATTCTAATTAAGCCACTGATATGCCCATGCAGCACAAGAGACACTACCATGGGTTGATAAGCAACAGAGGTAGGGAAATCACAGTGATTTGGGACCAGTCTTCAGCTGGAACCCTTAGTCAGAACACACTCACCAGGAAAAACAGCAGTCAGATGTTGAAGTATTAAGTTTCAGACGATGCTAGAGATTACAGGATGGCAAGCAAGGCCTGGATTACTCTTTCTAAAGTTCATTCTAGGCCCTAATTCAGTCTTTCTTCTAAAAAACAAATAGTTTTTTCTATTTGGTCTCCACTTTCCGAAGAGGTACTTCAAGCATCTGCAGTTCAAACATGGAGACTGACATCTTAGCTGGCAAATGCAGCCAAAAGCAATTCAGGTTCTAAAAGGGCATATACATCAGAGTGGCTGTACTTCAGGAGGAGTTAATGGCACTAGAGCCATGACGTATGGCTGGGATTAAAGAGGTTTGTAGACCAGTAGCATATTTAATACTGGCACTCTCTTATTTTGCAAGGCTCTTGTGAGAATCCAGTTAAACATCTCCTacctaaaatattatttatgttGTCTATATCTTTCTATGGGCTGTCAAAAAACCCCTGCATGTCTTGTTCCACACTTACTTCAGAGGACTCTGCAGGAGAGTAACTAACTGGGACCTAAAACTCTTAGAGCAAACACTcttgcaaaatatttacttaGTGATCAGTGTCCTGTTTTTCTATCTCCTTAAAGAGTCCCATCCTGGCTGTCATTAACTATTGTGCCCTGCCACCATAGGAGGGAGGTGCTGGGTTACACTATTTATTCAATTAATCCAGCAGCCAGTGTCTCTGAGTGGCCACATTATGGTTTTGTTGGAGGGTCGAAAGCAGAACATTGCAGAGATTGGACTGAGTTTTAGATAGTTCAGAATCAAGCCATGCCCTATAAAATTGCTTTGGCTCCCCCcactgcagcacacagagctaTAAAAGCAAAGCACACTCATAAAAGTCAttgcccttttttatttttttgatgcgacagctgtatttaaaatgcttttatagAGTCTTCCATTCGAGGCTATTTCAGCAAAATAATAAAGGTTTGATTTTTACCTCCTCCATTAATATGGAGTCTTACAGCTCTTTTCTGAATTAGGACAGCAAGTAACAATTTTATGATGAAACAAGCACAGGACTTAAGGGGAGAAAGATTCTATGACTGAAGCAAATGTTCAGATTGTAAACATAAGCAAGATAATAAATGACTGCTGTTATTGATATTTTTAGTGATAAACTCAATATCTTGGTTCCAAAGGACTAAGAAAACCCTAAGGAAGCCTCTTATCTGTTACTGAAGGATTGACTGTGCTGCTTACCAACTTCAAACAGTTTGGTTGCGTTGAAGTCTTCACTCCCTGCAAGTAAACTCACTTCTGTGGCAGCTGTCCGGAAGGTATCTTCGATCCCTAAGACAAACACGTGTTAGTGGTGCTGgtgttttcctgttaaaacaCAATGGAATCAGCTGCCTCCTTGCCACCCATCCTTCCCCAGGCTCTGCAAAGTGCTTTGATTTGGCAGGGGAGCATTCTGAAGTTGCTGCTGGACTCTTCCTTTAAAAGCATAATGACCAAGGAATCTGTGCTGTTAGGAAGGTAAAAGAGAGCGACAGGCCTGGAGACAGGCGAGTAAGTTCATCTCCATAAGTGAGCAAccatttttcaaggaaaaatgaTTCTGTTACAAGAAAATTGGTGCTTGTTAGTCTCTCCCAATGCTAGGGAGTTAAAAGGTGTGAGTAGGCAAGAGATAACCAACCTCTCCAAGCAATTCCATCCCCGTGACTTATAGCTATCAAATAAAATACCAGGATCTCAGCATATCAGGATCTACCAACAACCTCCAGTTAATTGTTTGCTATCAGTAGAGAGACACAGAGATTGCCAGAAAAATGATCTTGCCAAAGTAAACAGCTTTCATTACTGCTTTACTTCAGCCTATTGACCAGCCCAATGTTTCTGTGCCACGTAGGCTTAACACAAATATCTCctcaaaaaaactcaaaaaggttttaggattttttttcctttcctccccattGAATTAAAGACCTCTAAAGAGAGCATAAAGATCTTTAATATGTGATAACTATATGGTTAATAATGAAGTCTATTCACCATCCATCTTCTTGCCAATGAACTTTCTCCCGCTCTCCTGAACTGGGGCATAATGGTGGCTTGCAAAGGTTCAAAACAGCCTCAGGccaattttcaataaaattatcATACAGTTTTGCCTTAACTCCAGCACTAGATGTAGAATAATAGATACCCAAGAACCCATTACAAGGCAGTAATTCACTGCTGGAATTATAAACAGCAGAAGCTGAGCTTTGCccttgtaattttaaaaatgtcagcaCAGCCTCAAAGAGTGAATGTGTTTTGCTTGTGGATCGTTGGAGGTCTGTTATATGACAtaatatattctttcaagtttgccACTGTTTGGTGCTAGCTGGTAATAAATACTAGACAATATAACTGGGGGTTACTTGCTTTTCTCTGGAATTAGCCCCTTATTATTGAGGTTTTAGGATGTATGAGAgcatgcagaaatatttttcccctgaaCTGCCTAGCAGTTGTTGCCTTACAATGGAGACATGAATCTATCTGCAAGTGAGAAACTTCTCTCCAACTCTCTCACCAAGTCTTCTAAATCtcctttccagcactgctgacaTTTCACTTCCCATTAAAAAAGCCTGACCTACAGTTTAAGAATTTCTGCCTTTCTGAGTCATTAAGTAAACTGAGAGTAATGCATACCACCACAACTTGTGTTTTCACTTCTCTCTCTCGTCTTGGGAAGTAATGAACTTGCACCTATCCCCTGCATTGTGGCAGCTACTGCATGACAAATTGGTCTAAATTCAAACACAcagcaacatttaaaaaacagttttcCATAGCAGCTTCAAATTTTCATGATGTAGGCTTGAGTTCTCAGCCCTGCTTTTGCCAAAGTGAAGACTGGGTGATGGTAAGGACACTTCAAATGTCAAATCCTGTGAATGGGCAGGAACTAAGGCAAGGCTCCTTGGCCATATTTTCTGAATATATTCAAGCCAAACCTATACATTCCTTCATCCCTGTTCACCGATCAGGCAATGCCATTCACTGCACAGCAAAACAGGAGCTCATTGAGGTAACAGCACAGCTGGTTTGATATTCTAAAACAGCTCCAAATTTGTTTCAAGAGAGTAGATTACACCCTTCGGAATACAAAACGCCTGTGCACAAAAATGACTGCCATGACCCAAAGAAAGCCTGTACTTGTCTTTTAAGTCCTGAGGGATGGTGGACTGCATCTAGCAGTGTATCATTACCATGAATAAATGGTGTTGAAAATCGGTGTGTCTTTTCccaccggaaccctaaccttgCCACGGAACACATGGGCCCCAGGCTTTGCACACAGGAGGGCTCTCCCACCCCATGgccacctctccctgcccccccGGCAGCAGCTCCCACGAACAGCTCCCACCTGGGCAGTTGGGCCTGTCGCAGGTGCGGGACTCGGTGGCCGTGCAGGCGTACCCGCAGGACCTCGTGCGCTTCTGATTGCCGCTCCCACAGGTGACGCTGCACAGGGACCACGGGCTCCAGTCGCCCTCGCCATCAACGTAATCTGTGCAAGGACAAACATGgggaaggaaatgaagaaacaaaactcCTACTACCCAAAACTACTGTGTAGTGTTTTTTATTAAGAAGGCAAAACAAGAATGGAATCCAGATGTCTCTACCTGAAGCTTGGGCTGAATGCCAGGCGCAAGCCTGCTGTTTAAATGGTTTTCACACTTGATGCTCCTCAGGGAAATGCATGCaacattatttgaaaaaatatttcctttctcttttgacCTTTTGGCAGCTGAGAAtcctcagctgcagagctgggtcGTGAACTAACAGTACACATCTATTCACATAATCTCCCTGCATACAGGAACATGTTTATAGACCAGACTAACCAGGCACAGGATaaattaagttttctttttcatattttcaaaacacACAGCCATAGCACAACAATTCTCAACTTTTAGGGAAAGATGCATGTTGTTGGGATATGGGAAGCTACAGGGTCATGAGTGAAAATcacaattttgtttttcagtccCTTGAACAGGGTACAGATATTTCAGGAATACTGCTATGAGAACAGGGAACTGCATGCTCCTCTTGCACTGAGAACAACATGCAATTTTTAGTGTTTTGTGTGGATTAATAAATAACATCAAGTCTGACTATTTACTAGAAGGAACCTTCTGAAAAGGAGACATGACTTTATTCTCTTCTGGTAGAGAGCCAAAGGCACTGGACACCAGGTCTGTACCACAgaagctggtgctgctgtgggtaCCTAAACTCTTCAGAACCAGCCTCCTTTGTGTGCTGCGTTCAACTGTTGCACATCCCACCATGTGAAGGCCACCAAAAAAAGCCCATGAACCCATCCCAGTTTTCTTGCCTTCCCACTGGCCTCCCCAGCTAAGGGAACATTTGTCTTAATGGTTTTCCCTGCAACCTACAGGAGATATTTTACT
The DNA window shown above is from Corvus hawaiiensis isolate bCorHaw1 chromosome 3, bCorHaw1.pri.cur, whole genome shotgun sequence and carries:
- the ISM1 gene encoding isthmin-1 isoform X2, with the translated sequence MVRLAAELLLLLGLLLLTLHITVLRGGGGEPHAPTGAGNHSQRQNTLSAEDHSPQDSFTLNPEERREYPDLQAAHQPFPKEQFRQENGHTSLQRDGPRSFLLDLPNFPDLSKADINGQNPNIQVTIEVVDGPDTETDKDLQKESSKPSWPAPSPDWRNWWQRSSTLTRMSSGDQDYKYDSTTEDSNFLNPLGGWDSHAPSHRTFESKEQPEYDYVDGEGDWSPWSLCSVTCGSGNQKRTRSCGYACTATESRTCDRPNCPGIEDTFRTAATEVSLLAGSEDFNATKLFEVVSISCPETDTDSCERWMSCKSEFLKKYMHKVVNDLPSCPCSYPREVAYSTAEIYDRLKRKNFRWKDASGPKEKLEIYKPTARYCIRSMLSLESTTLAAQHCCYDDNMQLITRGKGAGTPNLISIEFSAELHYKVDILPWIICKGDWSRYNEARPPNNGQKCTENPSDEDYYKQFQEAREY